The sequence GCTGCACATTGTCTTGCTCGTAGCTCTTGTTTGTATTCAGATCGTATTTTCAGTGAGAGTACTGCTCCTGCTGATCTTTTATCTATTGTAATGGTTGAAAGTTCATTCTAATAAAGTTTaccattttccttcaaaaaaaaaaaaaaaattgtaagacGCTACCTATTGTGACACTGTTAGTTCCTTCATGTCTCAGTtagagttaggattgttcagtAAGTTAGTTATGTTAACTAACTCCTAACTAGTCCTAAGATCTATATAAGTACCTAATCAACTACTGCATAATGTTGTTGTAATAAGAACACAcactctcatatatatatatataatactaaatTCTTTTActgtaattaatatattgaaCTTGGTGTTCAAATCGGCCTATGTCCATGTGAGCTGATCATGAGTGTTTGAGTGAGATCAATGCAAGACTTTTGCGTTAAGCATTATTTATAGCAATGCTGAATTTTATGATACAATTTTTATAATACGATTTTATGATGTTCTCTTTCTTGTTATGGCTCTTGTGACTGTATAATATTGTATGTGGTTTAATGCTGAGAAAGATGTAAATTACATTGTCAAGAGTACTACTgcaatatattttcttaattaagaTTCATTTTTTTTGGTCAGAATATTTGACCAAATTTCCTcccaaattatatataatattgttttGCTTATTAGTGTGTGGTTCTTCTAGGGAGTAATATGCCAAGGAATATTTACACTATtgctctttcttttcttctttggtTGAGTATGCCTTGGTACTGAATTGGGCTCTTAtcatagttaaaaaaaaaatagttgatgTGAACTTCATACAACTCTTTTTTGTATTCATAATGAGtggaaataaaatattagtgaCAACAAAAAATTGTGAATTAAGAAGTATCAATGataaattttttgttgtgatctaagaaatattagtgagaatttttttgtttgtgaaaaaaaaagtattagtgATCACAATATAAATTGTGACTATATAAAAGATAAGAGAGTTGTGGCAAAAGAAGTTTGTTGTCACTGAAAAGGTGGCTGTAACTAATAGTGATATCATAACAACTATTAGTCACGAAAATTAGTTAGATTAGTTGTGATTAAAATTGATTACTTttagtaataatattatttttattgtgatGTTGGTTTGTCCTGTAAGGCTACTAACTGTTTAGAGAGATTGCTTTGGGTTGGTTAAGGCTTATGCAGTATGGTGTTGATGGCCTTTCTAACTAGTTGTGGCTGAAGCTCTTGCGGTTTACCGAAACTTGTTTTTCTGCATTCAGTTGGGGTATGAGAAGGTGATTGTGGAATCAGATTGCCTTACTTACTGTTATTGTTGCCATCAATAAGCATATTATTGATCATTCATGTTGTATTATTAgagatattattattgttgtaatAAATTTGTTGTTAATTATTTCTTCTATTCATGTTTTTAGACTTGTAAATAGTGTGGCGCAAGCTCTTGCTCAGTTTTCTTTTTTGTAGGAGGTTAATATGTTTGGTGGCCTAGTATACATTATTTAATCAATTAGCTGCTAAAGCACcctaattttaagtttgtaacaattaaccacaaaaactaaAATTTTGGAAGAGAACCTTGGTTCTGTTTTGCTTTGTACCCTttcgtccaaaaatcacagttaagtgccacggtggactgtccaccATTACACATTTGTACACGtgacaaatttttagtggtccacgtaatattaattttaaaatattataaaaaataacttgaaaatatacaaaattaaataataatattataaattaatttaaaattaaaaataaatcattttatagaataaaaaaattaagatttttcttctttttttttcccaatttttcttcttcttcttctttttcattcATTATATCAACACCACCGCCAGCATCGAATCATCACTGCAATACCATCACCACCACGCAAACACCACCATTACATTTATCAGATCCTAATCaacctaaaaaatataaaacaacaataaaatgcAAAAGCAAATCTCAGATCCAAAataaaaccaaacaaaataCCAAAATGAGAATATCAATAagcgaaaaaaataaaaataaagatgaaATAAAAAACATATTTGAGATGTTTGATCTCATTATTAGTGATAGTGTGGATCTGAGATTTGAGAGCTACGAACCTTTAATGGTAGCGTTGATGGCTATGGAAGCTTTCAAAGATGATGGACTTGGGCTGGGGTGAAAACAGAATCGAACGGAGTTGTGACAAAGGAGGGGCGATTGAACGAAAAAAATGGGGAAGATTAGATGGCGACTGGAGCTCCGAGATGGTGATTGGAGATGATGGACGTGGTTTGCAACCTCTGCAGGGTTCCTCGATGACGACGTTGAAGAGACTTTTGGGTTGAGAAAAACTGAGAGTGAGAGAGATATTGGGGAGAGATGGCGGCTCAGGGTTTTGAGTTTCAAGACCAAGGGATGTAATTCTGTGATCCGTTTGGACCGTTGGTGGTCGAAGGCGGCCTAAACGGGTTGAGCAGAGGGTTGTGCAGGTGAAGACAAGTATCGTGGAGGAGCAAGGGGCTGGGGCTGGGGCTGGGGCTGGGGCTGGGGAAGGTGAAGGCTATTTGGGGGGGTGGGGTGTTCTgtcgagaagaagaagaagaagaagaaaaagggtTAAAGGGAGTTCTGtcgagaagaaagagaaagagaaagaaaaagaaaaagaaaaagagaaaaaaaaaagatttttttttttaattttcaaattatttttagtatatttaaaattaaaattacggACCACTAAAATTTTGCCACGTGTACTCTTGTATACACGTAGGCAGTCCAGCGTGGTACTTAACTGTGTTTTTTAGACGAAGGGGTACAGAGCAAAACGAAACCAGGTTCAGAGagttatgctgccaaaatttcaatttttgtcGTTAACTGTTACAAACCTAAAAATTAAGGTGGTTTAGCGCCAATATTTCTTTAATTAATGTTATCTCCTAATACTCTTTTTCCTCTTAAGATTTCTCTTATTGAGTTTATTCTGGAAGTTATAATGGGgcgatttcttctttttttttaatatataaaaaaaattattctgactaatttttagagatttttacaCCTCATGTCAAAATTGACatcttttttacatttttatcaaTACacggttttttaaacttttttaacttttacatttttcaattttacttttcaaaaagtttcataattacaattttacctttTCCCTTCTTCCTTACACACGTACACGCACGCCACCTCATAactccttttttattttttttttttgaatttttcatttatCTGATTCTTCCACTCTTCAAACCGAGCTTCCCACGATCACCATTCTCAAGCCCTAACCCATTTCTTCTTCCcacgatcaccttctccaagccCTCACCCACGTTTTCCTCAACCTACATTGTCATCCTCCACTatcttttttctatataaatggCAACCACTAGAAGTGGTTCGAAATCACCATCTCCGGCGAAGAAACTTTCTAAAAAATCGAAGAAGCCTCCAACTGTTACTTCCAAAGTCGAAGCTAAGATggggttaaaaaaaattgctaaaaattTAGTGGGTGATGTTCCAGAGACATCGGGCACTAAGAAAAGAGCCCTTCCAGTTAAGGCCGATGCTCATAAGCCTAAGAGAGCAAAAATTTCCAAGTCTGCACGCGATGTAAGTTtctctttgttgtttttaaatttttctttagtttttttctgGTTGTTTTATTTGTGGTGTTACATTTGATGATTTAAAGTTTTCCCCATTTTTTGTTCTAGGTTTCCTCAGATTCTGATTTTGAGGATGAAGTGCATGCTGAGGACCAAAAGCCTAAAGTTAAATCGAAGGTAATTTAAAATTGCTTGGTTTCATTTTATTGTGTTAATTTTTACATGAGCTTTTTAGGTCACTGATTTAGGTGTTTATTAggatgtttttatgttttttttgttgttctttATGTATTTCTGTCATGTATTGTGGTtgatgttgttttgttgtttttattcagTTGTTGTTTGGTTGTTGAAAAATTGCCCAGTTCAATTCGTATTTTGTTACAGTTTTGAATTGCTTTTCCCCATTGGTtgtttatatgtttattgtgaATTTGTTTTCGGTTGTTTTACACAATATTAGTATTGAGAAGCATTTTACTAATTTCAATTGCAACAAGATCTTTCAGTGTTGTTTATTCTTTAGTTTTGTATATGTTTATTGTGAGTTTTTTCTCGGTTGTTTGTCACACTACTATTATCGActaccatttttgaaatttcatAACAACGAGCTTGTACAGTGTTGttaatattttagttgttttttctGTTTATTGTtagtatttgtttttttttataagttgtgACAGTGttgttactgtatttttttgaaAGTTGTTTATCTCTTACATTTATCATACTGTAAGGGTTTCATAAAcgttgtttttaggttttttattGGTTGTATTTTGGTTACTACATTTTTATATCTTCATTGTTATTGTATCTAAGATTTGTTGCTTATGTTTTACtttgtatttctttttttttgcagGTCCATGCTAGGACCTCAGAGAAGGTTGAAGGATTTGACTTACCAAAGAAAAATCCCCCTAAGGtgtccttttttttaaaaaaaaattatttttattatttgttttctgtttttgttttagttttttttttgtttttgtcctGATTTATTTTGTTTCAATTGATACAGGAATGAGATTATATTTATGACCAGAAGAATCTCTTCATTGCGAAAGCCTTTTCGACTGCTACTTTCCAGGTGATAGAGAACATTAAGTCTTGTCTTTCAGATGTACAGCTTGAAATGTTTTCCAAAACCTGTTTTGGACATTTCCTTAACCTTCCTGATTTTAAAGTTCAACCCCAAGTGTTTCATGGGTTGTTGCTCCGGGAGGTTCAGCAACCTAATGATGCTGAGTTGTGGGTAATGATACGCGGTGTTAGGCTTAGGTTTAGCATTGAGGAGTTTACTTTGATTACTGGGTTAGACTGTGAAGGTGACTGTAGTGTTTTAGATTTTAAGCAAGACGTTAATAGTCTTTGTGAAAAATATTGGCCAACTTCGTCCTCTATCACTAAGGAATCTGTTAGGGAatgttttaccaccaagaggtggGGTGATTCTGATGAGGATGCTGTGAAGTTGGCAGTTTTGTATTTTGTGGAGTGGTTCTTGCTTAGTGGCACTAAGCATAAAAATGTACCTAAGTCTATTTTAGATGTTGTAGATAGTGGGAGGTACAATGAATTTGCTTGGGGCCGGAGTTCTTTTGAATTGACTATTTCCTCATTGAAGGGTAAGCTTGATAGTTGGGTTGAGGGTGTTAGGAAGGCAAGGAGTTCGGGAAAGAGGCCGAGTGTTTTTTACACTTTGATTGGTTGTCCTCATGTTCTTCAAATTTGGTTCTACGAGTGTTGTAAGTACATGAAAGGTAAGTACTGCCAAAAGGAAAACTCTCGTATTCCAAGGATCACTCAGTGGACATGCAATAGTCAGCCTACTTTCAAAGTTTTGAAGACTACTATTTTTGATGTTTCCAAAGATAAGGTATATCTGTTTGTTGTAATTTGGTTTTTCagtagttgtttttatgttgtttttcattattaataatcttcataattgaaattttcattttgttgttttttgatCAGCTGCAACTTTCAAATATGAGGCCCACGACtggtgagttcaaagctttgaaactGAGCAGTTTCAAGTTTGACACTGACTACAACTCTTACAAGAGTCTTCCTGTTCCCGAAGAGCCAACTGTTGCTCAGAGTGACATTTCTGTCAAGCTTGATGCTTTTTCTGAGAAATTTGATGGGTTGGAGGTCAAGATCGATTTGTTGCATACTTCCCAACAGAAGATTTCatctgatttggttgagttgaaAGAGTTTGTGTCTGCACAGTTTGTTTCTTTTGGTGCTCAGATGGCTTCAATGCAGACACAGTTTTCTACTGTTTTTGCCGATTCCTATGCCAAggtattttagtttttcaatagttgtttttcggttttttttgagttgttttatactaatttaaattgtaatttcAATATAGGACAAAGGCAGTGACTCTTCCAATGATGATGATGGAAGTGGCGATGAAGCAGATTTTGATTTAAATGAATCTGAAGAAACTGATGACAATGAAGAAGAGAATGTTATGGGTGATGAAGAAGGTGAGGGTAGTGAAGGTGAAGAGAAGGATGGTCAAGCTGATGAAGATTCtgactcaaaagaaaaaatgatAAGGGCAGTGATGATGAATCCACTGATAGTGAGGAGAAGGTAGATAAGTAGACAATGTAACTAGGTTTTAGTTACTTTGTgtggtttattttgttgtaaGTCCGTTTTAGGTAGTGGTCTTGTAATTCTATGTTCTTGTTATGTCTcttgttatgttttatttttttttttaaaaaaaaatttgcaacTATTTTTCAgactatttatttgtatttattatgttatttatatggctGTGTTTATAGATTATGTTGTTCGCAATTTATTGTTGGTCTTCTTATTTtacttgttgtttttattttgtttttaagttgttatgtagttttttttttagttgttgaagtctttaacaaaaaataacttcactttttttccattttctttttcctttattttctgtaTCAAGAATTTCGTTGATTTCAATGACGGGCCTACTCAAATAGATGTTGAGGCTACTGTTCAGTCCGGTGTAAAAGCAGTTGAGATTATGGTAATGTtgcttttgtgttgttttttggttgtgtaaaggttgttattttttaaccatgctctaattactttttaataccATATATAAACAGATGTCTTCAGATGGAATTGGTGGTGATTCTTGTAAACAGATTTCAGTTTCTGAAAATGTTGAGGTTACGGATCGTCGTCTTGTTTGTTTtgaggtatatttttttttggctgttttttagtttcttcatACTTTTTGTGTTTAACACTgccttttttctttcatttttgtggaaaaaatatattagatggGTGCAACAGGTCTCAATGTTGATTCCAACATTGAACTTGAAGATGACCCAATTCCCGTTGAAGAAACTCCTCTTGTTGACAAGAGGAAATCTAAGAAACCCATAGCGCTGACGTCTCCGTTTATGGAGTATGACTCTTCCATTTCTAGTTCTAAAGATGGTTCTGGTTATGGAGTTGTTAAGTATGTGGCTGGGTTGTGTCCTCTCGATGATAAGATTGGTGAAGATGTAGAACATAAAGACGAGAATGATTTTGACTTGTGGCTTGGTGAAGGACGCCGATCGAAGAAAGAtccgtaagtgtttattttcagcatttttgttgtgtttttgtattttttgttttttactttactatttatgtttcaattttttttttaatgttaggCATGACAAGGACAAGGTTTACTTGAAGGGTAAGGATAAGATTGTTCCCCCTTTTCGTTTTGGCGTGGAAGATGTTGCAACCAAGATGTGGTTCCACAAGCTTGCATATCCTGGCCAATGTTTAACTAATTCtgtaagttaatttattttttcttttgatttttttcaaaaatttcagtctatagttttcttcatgttgtttgttggttgttttttagttgttgaaatataattcattttctgattttcgaacatttctcattttttattgtttagcaTCTGGACATCATTTTTTACTATCTACGTAAAAAAGGAAAGTATGCAAAGGAGCCAAAGGTTAAGTTCACAACCACCGATTGCTTATTCTTCAAAACCATTCatgctttgtatgaaaaatttattgcacagaaaaaaaatctttctttgataacTGCCCAGCATGCCATTGCTGATTATATCAGAGGTAGAAAAATGTTATGTGGTTCCCCTTGGCATTTGTGCGATCATGTTTTGTTTATCATCCATATGGAGACTGAATCACATTGGATTCTTGGTCGATTGAATATTAAGGAAAGGCGTATGTACATGTACAACTCCTTGTCGACTGCTATGAAAGATAGTCTTTGTTTATCAAAGCTTGTCAGCCATTTGCGGTGTTGTTGCCCCACTTTTTTGCTTTGTTTGATGAGttcaaaaaggaaaacaaaCCGGTTTGTTTAGACCCTTTCGAAGTTGTTAAGGTTGATGGTTTGCCTCAACAAACCTCGAAgtaagttgtttttattttttattttcaaatgtttttaaaattttgtatgttattttccttttttaagtttttctgatgttgttttttggttgttttgcagtgACTGTGGTTGTTTCGTTGCATCGTTTGCCGAATACTTCATTGATATGAAACCGATTCCTCCCATATTTGATGTTGAGAAACACCGTGATAGGCTTGCTGTGTTGTTCTATAAGTATGCTCGCATGAAAGAATTGGATCTTATTGATAGTGAAGATGAGGCTCCTCCAAAGGGTCCAAAGAAGAATTTGTCTTAGTTATCTATtggttgttgttggaaatactactttttttatttagcttTTGTTTTTTCTATTACCAGATTATGTTCATAATCATAGACAAGTTGTTGTTTCTATaatgtttttttctttattggaattggttttttatttgttcatatttttggatttttaatttttatatttactttaaCTCATGACAGCATACTATTAACAACCTTATTACAACCATCTGACAAACAactaaattgcattttaatcactttatgtagttttttttctttcttattaatTTCAACCTTCTTCcactcatttaattatttaactataatatttgatgttcttttgtatattaatgataataataccaattccctattatcaatatctctccacataaaaaatcacaataaaaaaatatatgtaacaaCCAATCGTAATATGCAGTATGtgttttctaaatgttttaatatagttgttttttggttgatgTGTAGTTGTTTCCACTTCTATGCTGTAATTCTTCTGCAGGTCTTTTTGTTATGTCCCTTTTGTCCACACTTGCCACActtgttttgtttctttgtttcCCAAGCCGCGCCATTCTTCTTTTCCTCGGCCTTCCAGACTTGATTCTCTCCTTTGGAGGCAACACTATGATGTCTTCAAAAAATTCTGGAAGTTCCCATTCTCTTACGTTTCCAACTGGATATACTGTTTCTTCATATGTTTGCAGCCATGCTTTTGATGTGTAGTATTGTGCACAGtagttgtatgtgtttatgttcAAGTCCTTCATGACGGCGACTGCATGGTTACATGGCATTTCATCTTTTTGAAATCTATTGCATGTGCACGTCTTCTCCTTCAAGTTTACTATTCTTGTTCTGTCTTCATCTATCACCTCAAACAGGTTTTGGTTTGCTGGTTTCACCTGCAtgttttaaaccaactttaaaacaaccaaaaaactatGCAAAAACAACTGTTTTCATTTTACTTTATGCGAACGATAATCTCAACTTCCTGTTAGTCGCAATGACTGTACATAGTTCCCTATGAGTTTTTTCTCAGATGATGGTGTCAGCCTTGTTGTGCATTTTTGTGCCTCCTTTCTATTATTGTATGTCCACTCTTGCATTTGTGCCCTCAAGCACTCCATTAATGTTGTCACTGGTGTTTCCCTTGCTGCTAAATTTGCTGAGTTCAGTGCCTCAGCTATGTTTGATGTCATGGTAGAGTACCTATAATTTGGACAGTTTCTATCATAGTTCTACTTTTGAAAAAAAACTCAAACGCAACGCAAAAACAACGCAAATACAACGCTTTAAATATCTGAatatatcattaattttatcCTTCTTATTAGTTTTCACCTGTTGTTTTCTGAATGATACCTTGACCATTTTTCATGGCTAATTTTTTCCAGGTACGGTCTTATGCGCTTATCCAAGTTGTCTAGCTCCCTCATATGGAATTCAAACTTCATTTCTGTGTAAGCTTTTGCAGCTGCAAAGAATGGCACTCTAAAATGCTTtgcattttttttgaattttgttttgaggTTCGACAAGAGGTGGAAGATGCAGTAGCCATGTGTTATTTCAGGGAACATTTTCCTAGTTGCTTTGATGATGCTTTCATGTCTGTCTGATATTAGGCATTGACATTCTCGAACCCCGAatgcttcttttattttttttaagaaccaCTCCCACGATTTATCGTTCTCAGAATCAACTATGCAGTATGCTAGTGGAAAAATTTTCGATTCTGCATCTTGTGTGTTGGCAGTGAGCAACGTGCCTCCATACGCGGCCTTTAGGAATGTACCGTCTACCACGATGATTGGTTTGCAGTTTGGCCAACCTTTTATAGCAGCATTCAATGCAACAAATGCATATTTGAAACTGTCATCATCATCTTTCTCTATGTCTATTAATGTTCCTGAATTTTAATCAAACAGGATTTTGTCAAACAACATGTACGCAACGAAATAACAACGCAAAAACAACTGTTTTTTCACAAATATTttcaaagtaaaatttttaaatttcttttaccTGGATTTGTTTTCTGTAGCATGTACAGGTATCTTGGCAAGAGATTGTACGACTCTTTAGCATTTCCATGTAGCTGGGTTTGTGCTCGCTCTTTACTACGCCATGCTTTCATGTAATTCATCTTTATTCCGTATTTGTCTTTCATTTCTGTCTTTATGTCTGCAGGGTTGCACTTTGTTTTCAGGTTCAAGAATTTTGGTTTTACAAAATCTGCTATCAACTTTGATGTAGCTTGTCGTTGATCTCCAAATCTTATTGTAACTGCACATGTGTGTTCTTCTTCGTAGCTCCTTATTATGAATGTTTCTGTGTTTCCATTTTTTGTAGCCTTTAAACTCCATTTGCAGTTTGTGTCCAAACACACTATGTTGTATTCTTTTGTGCAAGATTTCACTACTTTGTATTGAAATGTCTTCTTGATTGCAAAGTAGCATAGTGTACTTATCAATGTTTCTTTGTCCTTGTAAATTTGCCCCTTCTCTATTGTTTCA is a genomic window of Cannabis sativa cultivar Pink pepper isolate KNU-18-1 chromosome 9, ASM2916894v1, whole genome shotgun sequence containing:
- the LOC115722156 gene encoding uncharacterized protein LOC115722156, with translation MQKLVAAEMVQQLENNQEEEEEVDNTEMIIINDKRHETIEKGQIYKDKETLISTLCYFAIKKTFQYKVVKSCTKEYNIVCLDTNCKWSLKATKNGNTETFIIRSYEEEHTCAVTIRFGDQRQATSKLIADFVKPKFLNLKTKCNPADIKTEMKDKYGIKMNYMKAWRSKERAQTQLHGNAKESYNLLPRYLYMLQKTNPGTLIDIEKDDDDSFKYAFVALNAAIKGWPNCKPIIVVDGTFLKAAYGGTLLTANTQDAESKIFPLAYCIVDSENDKSWEWFLKKIKEAFGVRECQCLISDRHESIIKATRKMFPEITHGYCIFHLLSNLKTKFKKNAKHFRVPFFAAAKAYTEMKFEFHMRELDNLDKRIRPYLEKISHEKWSRYHSENNRYSTMTSNIAEALNSANLAARETPVTTLMECLRAQMQEWTYNNRKEAQKCTTRLTPSSEKKLIGNYVQSLRLTGS
- the LOC115723919 gene encoding uncharacterized protein LOC115723919 translates to MFSKTCFGHFLNLPDFKVQPQVFHGLLLREVQQPNDAELWVMIRGVRLRFSIEEFTLITGLDCEGDCSVLDFKQDVNSLCEKYWPTSSSITKESVRECFTTKRWGDSDEDAVKLAVLYFVEWFLLSGTKHKNVPKSILDVVDSGRYNEFAWGRSSFELTISSLKGKLDSWVEGVRKARSSGKRPSVFYTLIGCPHVLQIWFYECCKYMKGKYCQKENSRIPRITQWTCNSQPTFKVLKTTIFDVSKDKLQLSNMRPTTGEFKALKLSSFKFDTDYNSYKSLPVPEEPTVAQSDISVKLDAFSEKFDGLEVKIDLLHTSQQKISSDLVELKEFVSAQFVSFGAQMASMQTQFSTVFADSYAKVF
- the LOC133031496 gene encoding uncharacterized protein LOC133031496, with translation MQVKPANQNLFEVIDEDRTRIVNLKEKTCTCNRFQKDEMPCNHAVAVMKDLNINTYNYCAQYYTSKAWLQTYEETVYPVGNVREWELPEFFEDIIVLPPKERIKSGRPRKRRMARLGKQRNKTSVASVDKRDITKRPAEELQHRSGNNYTSTKKQLY